The Drosophila teissieri strain GT53w chromosome X, Prin_Dtei_1.1, whole genome shotgun sequence genome has a segment encoding these proteins:
- the LOC122623805 gene encoding protein disconnected, which yields MEHIMNPFMSPAYLLGHGPHSHQHVHSHLPTHPQQPNAASPASSPGGSSGSGSGSAAGSGSGSGTGSGTGSGSSLKPRRWGSPPINLAGQFINPATGKKRVQCSICFKTFCDKGALKIHFSAVHLREMHKCTVEGCNMVFSSRRSRNRHSANPNPKLHSPHIRRKISPHDGRTAQQFPVFSPGTAAAAAAVAGRLPVAFPGLLPPPPPHHGHHPYVMFGGQAGLHGLGLLSNGCQDADSGSVDNEQDADAEDDNDFVYVDMQANSSSPAASSEDQEDHERDHEQDEEMHCSLSLASSSSIAADEERGADQPLDFSLHKRRKSEQDREQDREQEQEREQEAEKEQEHDVESDKEQEPEQEHDLEREREREKRSPSDAFSMDQLLGKRKRHDSTASSSACSTAAASSASSSSASASANPPQTSIKMELDPDSDSAYLSSRRQMLPLPVLDLEEHHHLRLLQTQMFAAAAAAAATSQAPPTAFLPAGSPVDLAKDSPPMWSLLSEMYRSMLLKTQHQQYNHHHQLQQQHQQEHQPHHHLTLSHHHQEQHHHLGHHMGLGHHHHHHHHQHHQQQPQQQSPAATNAPISV from the coding sequence ATGGAGCACATAATGAATCCGTTCATGTCACCGGCTTATCTGCTGGGCCATGGCCCACATTCCCACCAGCATGTGCACTCCCATCTACCGACACACCCGCAGCAGCCAAATGCCGCCTCTCCGGCCAGCTCACCCGGCGGATCGAGTGGCTCTGGATCTGGATCGGCCGCAGGATCGGGCAGCGGATCCGGCACAGGATCAGGCACCGGGTCGGGATCTTCGCTGAAGCCACGTCGCTGGGGCTCGCCGCCCATCAATCTGGCCGGGCAGTTCATCAATCCGGCGACGGGCAAGAAACGAGTGCAGTGCTCCATTTGCTTCAAGACCTTCTGCGACAAGGGCGCCCTCAAGATTCACTTCTCGGCCGTGCATCTCCGCGAGATGCACAAGTGCACGGTGGAGGGCTGCAATATGGTGTTCAGCTCGAGGCGTTCGAGGAATCGCCATAGTGCCAATCCGAATCCCAAGCTCCATTCGCCGCACATCCGGCGCAAGATCTCGCCGCACGATGGCCGCACAGCCCAGCAATTTCCGGTTTTCTCGCCCGGAACTGCTGCGGCAGCGGCCGCTGTCGCCGGACGACTTCCGGTTGCCTTTCCCGGACTtttgccaccgccgccgccgcatcATGGTCACCATCCGTACGTCATGTTCGGCGGACAGGCGGGTCTCCATGGCTTGGGTCTGCTTTCCAACGGCTGTCAGGATGCCGATTCCGGATCGGTGGACAATGAGCAGGATGCTGATGCCGAGGATGACAACGACTTTGTGTACGTGGACATGCAGGCCAATAGCTCCAGTCCGGCGGCCTCCAGCGAGGATCAGGAGGATCACGAACGCGATCACGAGCAGGACGAGGAGATGCACTGCAGCTTGAGCCTGGCCAGCAGTAGTAGCATCGCCGCCGACGAGGAACGCGGAGCCGACCAGCCGTTGGATTTCAGCCTGCACAAGCGTCGCAAGTCGGAGCAGGATCGGGAGCAGGACCgtgagcaggagcaggagcgggagcaggaggCGGAAAAGGAGCAGGAACATGACGTGGAATCGGACAAGGAACAGGAACCCGAACAGGAGCATGACCTGGAGCGTGAGCGCGAGCGTGAGAAGCGCTCGCCCAGCGATGCCTTCTCCATGGATCAGTTGCTGGGCAAGCGGAAGCGTCACGACAGCACCGCCTCCAGCTCCGCCTGTTCCAcggccgccgcctcctccgcctccagctcctccgccAGCGCTAGCGCCAATCCACCGCAGACGAGCATCAAAATGGAACTGGATCCGGACAGCGACAGTGCCTACCTGAGCAGCCGGCGGCAAATGCTGCCACTGCCCGTTCTGGACCTCGAGGAGCACCATCATCTGCGCCTGCTGCAGACCCAGATGTTTGCTGCCGCAGCGGCCGCTGCTGCCACCAGTCAggccccgcccaccgccttCCTGCCGGCGGGATCCCCCGTCGATTTGGCCAAGGACTCGCCGCCCATGTGGAGCCTCCTCTCCGAAATGTACCGCTCCATGCTGCTGAAGACGCAGCACCAGCAATACAACCACCAtcaccagctgcagcagcagcaccagcaggagCACCAGCCTCATCATCACCTGACCCTGAGCCACCACCATCAGGAGCAGCACCATCATCTGGGTCACCACATGGGTCTGggtcaccaccaccaccatcaccaccatcagcaccaccaacagcagccgcaacagcaatCGCCGGCGGCCACAAATGCGCCGATTTCCGTCTAA